From Candidatus Sphingomonas colombiensis, one genomic window encodes:
- a CDS encoding acyl-CoA ligase (AMP-forming), exosortase A system-associated, protein MVPLDPVPQPIDHVLAGADDAPALIERGATLTYREVEQGVARLAGWLASFGFAPGDRVASWLPKTRMACLMPLAAPRAGLAHVPINPLLKRAQVAHIMADSGARLLLTQPPRAATLEAGDLAVEVIIEVEAGEGDALPRSAADPDALAAILYTSGSTGRPKGVMLSHANLWLGANSVAHYLDITPEDRVLGVLPLSFDYGQSQLLSSWAAGAAVAPLDYLTARDVVKAVERIGATTLAGVPPLWVQLVEAEWPAETAARLRRLTNSGGALTPRLVRALRQTFPAARLYPMYGLTEAFRSTFLDPALVDSHPESIGRAIPHAEVLVVRPDGACAAAGEAGELVHAGPLVAQGYWRDAARTAQRFRPAPAFSRYGGTAVWSGDTVMADAEGLLRFVGRDDEMIKSAGNRISPAELEEAAVAGGEAAEAVAIGVADTRLGQAIVLVLRGDAAQEAALRDRLKRDLPNFMQPARIEWRDELPRNPNGKLDRAKIRAEVTS, encoded by the coding sequence ATGGTGCCGCTAGACCCTGTTCCGCAACCGATCGATCACGTCCTTGCCGGCGCGGACGATGCGCCCGCGCTGATCGAGCGTGGCGCGACGCTGACCTATCGCGAGGTGGAGCAGGGGGTGGCCCGGCTCGCGGGCTGGCTGGCGAGCTTTGGCTTCGCGCCCGGCGATCGCGTGGCGAGCTGGCTGCCCAAGACGCGTATGGCGTGCCTGATGCCGCTCGCCGCGCCGCGCGCGGGGCTGGCCCATGTGCCGATCAATCCGCTGCTGAAGCGCGCGCAGGTGGCGCATATCATGGCGGACAGCGGCGCACGGCTGCTGCTCACGCAGCCACCGCGTGCCGCGACGCTGGAAGCGGGTGACCTCGCGGTCGAGGTGATTATCGAGGTCGAAGCGGGCGAGGGGGACGCGTTGCCACGCTCCGCCGCCGATCCCGATGCGCTGGCGGCGATTCTCTATACGTCGGGTTCGACCGGCCGGCCCAAGGGAGTGATGCTCAGTCACGCCAATCTGTGGTTGGGTGCGAATTCTGTCGCACACTATCTTGATATCACACCGGAAGACCGCGTTCTCGGCGTGCTCCCACTGAGTTTCGATTATGGCCAGAGCCAGCTGCTGTCGTCATGGGCGGCCGGCGCGGCGGTGGCGCCGCTGGACTATCTGACCGCGCGCGATGTGGTGAAGGCGGTGGAGCGGATCGGGGCGACCACGCTCGCCGGCGTCCCCCCGCTGTGGGTGCAACTTGTCGAGGCGGAGTGGCCGGCGGAAACGGCTGCGCGGCTCAGGCGGCTGACCAACTCCGGCGGCGCGCTGACCCCGCGACTGGTGCGCGCATTGCGGCAGACGTTTCCGGCGGCGCGGCTCTATCCGATGTACGGGCTGACCGAGGCGTTTCGCTCGACCTTCCTCGATCCGGCGCTGGTCGACAGCCATCCCGAATCGATCGGTCGCGCAATTCCCCATGCCGAGGTGCTGGTCGTCCGCCCGGACGGCGCGTGCGCTGCGGCTGGGGAGGCGGGCGAACTGGTCCACGCCGGCCCATTGGTCGCGCAGGGTTATTGGCGGGACGCCGCGCGAACCGCGCAACGCTTTCGCCCCGCGCCGGCCTTCTCGCGATATGGCGGCACCGCGGTTTGGTCCGGCGATACGGTGATGGCCGATGCCGAGGGGCTGCTCCGCTTCGTCGGGCGCGATGACGAGATGATCAAGAGCGCGGGCAACCGTATCAGCCCCGCCGAATTGGAGGAGGCAGCCGTCGCGGGCGGCGAAGCGGCGGAGGCGGTGGCGATCGGCGTGGCCGATACGAGGCTCGGGCAGGCGATCGTGCTGGTGCTGCGCGGTGATGCGGCGCAGGAGGCGGCCCTGCGCGATCGGCTGAAGCGCGATCTGCCCAATTTCATGCAGCCGGCGCGGATCGAATGGCGGGACGAACTGCCGCGCAACCCGAATGGAAAGCTCGATCGTGCCAAAATCCGCGCGGAGGTGACGTCATGA
- a CDS encoding pyridoxal-dependent decarboxylase, exosortase A system-associated: MKPMGPIPPEFAGQRGEMTIGGRTAVDWVAEAGSPCFVYDPAIVATRVARFRAALPAIDLHYAMKANPNPMLLAAIAPLVDGVDVASAGELSIALNEMPAGHISFAGPGKRDAELEAAIAAGATLNVESAGEAKRALAIGDRLGVRPRLAVRVNPDMELKGSGMKMGGRPSPFGVDAEHAADVVRLIRDGGADWRGFHIFAGSQALDPAAIIDTQAATIALAARLAEEVGAAPPLVNLGGGFGIPYFPGDVALDLDRIGGALTEALDARAEILGDARFAIELGRWLVAEAGIYLTRVVDRKESRGETFLVVDGGLHHQLAASGNFGTVVRRNYPIAVAHRMGGVAEDEVSVVGCLCTPLDRLADRVALPRAEAGDVIAIFLAGAYGLTASPTAFLGHPAPAEHIVSRS, from the coding sequence ATGAAACCGATGGGGCCAATCCCGCCCGAATTTGCCGGCCAGCGGGGCGAGATGACTATCGGCGGACGAACCGCCGTCGATTGGGTGGCTGAGGCAGGGTCGCCGTGCTTCGTTTATGATCCCGCGATTGTCGCAACGCGGGTCGCGCGGTTTCGCGCGGCGTTGCCCGCGATTGATCTGCATTATGCGATGAAGGCAAATCCTAACCCGATGCTGCTTGCGGCGATCGCGCCGCTGGTCGATGGCGTCGACGTCGCGTCTGCCGGGGAATTGTCGATCGCGCTCAATGAGATGCCGGCCGGCCACATCAGTTTCGCGGGGCCGGGCAAGCGCGATGCCGAACTGGAGGCGGCGATTGCCGCCGGGGCGACGCTCAACGTCGAATCCGCTGGCGAGGCAAAGCGCGCGCTGGCGATCGGCGATCGGCTCGGTGTTCGTCCGCGCCTCGCCGTCAGGGTCAATCCCGACATGGAGCTGAAGGGATCGGGGATGAAGATGGGGGGGCGTCCGTCCCCCTTTGGCGTGGATGCGGAGCATGCGGCGGACGTGGTGCGCCTGATCCGCGACGGCGGGGCGGACTGGCGCGGCTTCCATATCTTCGCCGGCTCGCAGGCGCTCGATCCCGCGGCGATCATCGATACGCAGGCGGCAACGATCGCGCTCGCCGCGCGGCTGGCGGAGGAGGTGGGCGCAGCGCCGCCGCTGGTCAATCTCGGCGGGGGGTTCGGCATTCCCTATTTCCCGGGCGATGTCGCGCTGGATCTCGATCGGATCGGCGGAGCGCTGACGGAGGCGCTCGATGCGCGCGCGGAGATCCTGGGCGATGCGCGTTTCGCGATCGAGCTGGGGCGATGGCTGGTCGCCGAGGCCGGGATCTATCTCACCCGCGTGGTGGATCGGAAGGAAAGCCGGGGCGAGACCTTCCTCGTCGTCGATGGCGGGCTTCACCACCAGCTTGCCGCCAGCGGCAATTTCGGGACGGTGGTGCGCCGCAATTATCCGATCGCGGTCGCGCATCGCATGGGCGGAGTGGCGGAGGATGAAGTGTCCGTTGTCGGCTGCCTCTGCACGCCGCTCGATCGACTGGCCGATCGCGTCGCGCTGCCGCGTGCGGAGGCGGGTGACGTCATCGCGATCTTCCTCGCCGGCGCTTATGGTCTCACCGCCAGCCCGACGGCATTTCTCGGTCACCCGGCGCCGGCGGAACATATAGTTAGTCGTTCCTAA
- a CDS encoding polysaccharide export protein — translation MRFGNGSRGLAMMTLASVMLAGCAGDKGRPGGLPPAAFVAKAEQPGEQYVIGPLDSLQIFVWRNPELSAKVQVRPDGRITTPLVNDMSAVGKTPAMLADDMKAALGEYIKDPIVSVIVENFSGTYSQQVRIVGATEKPASLPYRANMTLLDAMIAVGGLSQYAAGNRARLIRYDRATGKQHEYQLKINRLLKSGDPSANVKLEPGDVIIIPESMF, via the coding sequence ATGCGTTTCGGCAATGGTTCCCGTGGCTTGGCGATGATGACCCTGGCATCAGTGATGCTGGCGGGCTGCGCTGGGGACAAGGGGCGCCCGGGGGGGCTTCCGCCTGCCGCTTTCGTCGCCAAGGCGGAGCAGCCGGGCGAGCAATATGTCATCGGGCCGCTCGATTCGTTACAGATCTTCGTGTGGCGCAATCCGGAATTGTCGGCCAAGGTGCAGGTGCGCCCCGACGGCCGCATCACCACGCCGCTGGTCAATGATATGTCGGCAGTGGGCAAGACGCCCGCGATGCTGGCCGACGACATGAAGGCGGCGCTGGGCGAATATATCAAGGATCCGATCGTCTCGGTTATCGTCGAGAATTTCTCGGGCACGTACAGCCAGCAGGTGCGCATCGTCGGCGCGACCGAGAAACCGGCCTCGCTGCCTTATCGCGCGAACATGACGTTGCTCGATGCGATGATCGCGGTGGGCGGCCTCTCGCAATATGCCGCCGGCAATCGCGCGCGGCTGATCCGCTATGACCGCGCGACCGGCAAGCAGCACGAATATCAGCTCAAGATCAATCGCCTGCTCAAGAGCGGCGATCCGTCGGCCAATGTGAAGCTGGAACCGGGTGACGTCATCATCATCCCCGAAAGCATGTTCTGA
- a CDS encoding chain-length determining protein, producing the protein MSGLLEEIRIAAHMMWTRRWLALAVAWAVCILGWLFVSQIPSRYESHARIFVQVRQVLPAGANGSAVGDQTRDIDTVRQTLTSAVNLTKVVRGTDLAQGATTDRAIADRVAGLQNAIKITAQQDNLFEIVTTAASPHLARQITQKLIDLFVEQNLSDDRSQSAQTLQFLDSQLQSLGAKLQDAEVKRANFQNRYLGSLPGTGSVSDRIGAARAQMGQVDSDLAAAQANLSALSGQMSGTPRNIPGAGPAPGVGPARARLAAIQGQLADARSRGYTDNHPDVVALKAQLAQAQADARSEPASAGAASADNPAYLSLQSMRADRQAAVTALVMRKRQLQSDLDTLNAKLAQDPAVAAEQGGIDRNYSVLKDQYDQLLVQREQVALHSQAQTQTDAVKFSVIDPPTNSRTPTAPNRPLLLTGVLAAGLLGGLGAAFALGQVQATFPTAQRLEKASGMAVIGSIGEMVTRAQSEDRAKKLKWLAGGTAALLASYVILLGVEMLQRGMAA; encoded by the coding sequence GTGTCGGGATTGCTCGAAGAGATACGGATTGCCGCCCACATGATGTGGACCCGCCGCTGGCTCGCGCTGGCGGTGGCGTGGGCTGTCTGCATTCTGGGCTGGCTGTTCGTCAGCCAGATTCCGAGCCGCTATGAAAGCCATGCGCGCATCTTCGTGCAGGTTCGTCAGGTATTGCCGGCCGGCGCCAACGGCTCCGCGGTGGGCGATCAGACGCGCGATATCGATACGGTGCGCCAGACGCTGACCTCGGCGGTCAACCTCACCAAGGTGGTGCGCGGCACCGATCTGGCGCAGGGCGCGACGACCGATCGCGCGATCGCCGATCGCGTCGCCGGCCTGCAAAATGCGATCAAGATCACCGCGCAGCAGGACAATCTGTTCGAAATCGTCACCACCGCGGCCTCGCCGCATCTCGCGCGGCAGATCACGCAGAAGCTGATCGACCTGTTCGTCGAGCAAAACCTGTCGGACGATCGCAGCCAGAGCGCGCAGACGCTGCAGTTTCTCGACTCGCAGCTTCAGTCGCTCGGCGCCAAGCTTCAGGACGCGGAAGTGAAGCGCGCCAATTTCCAGAACCGCTACCTCGGTTCGCTGCCCGGCACGGGATCGGTCAGTGACCGCATCGGCGCGGCGCGCGCGCAGATGGGGCAGGTCGACAGCGATCTTGCGGCGGCGCAGGCCAACCTTTCGGCGTTGAGCGGTCAGATGTCGGGGACGCCACGCAATATCCCCGGAGCCGGCCCTGCGCCGGGCGTGGGGCCGGCGCGCGCGCGCCTCGCGGCGATCCAAGGACAACTCGCCGATGCGCGGTCGCGCGGTTACACGGACAATCACCCCGATGTCGTGGCCCTGAAGGCGCAGCTGGCGCAGGCGCAGGCCGATGCGCGTAGCGAACCGGCCTCGGCCGGCGCGGCATCGGCGGACAATCCGGCCTATCTCTCGCTCCAGTCGATGCGGGCGGACCGGCAGGCGGCGGTCACCGCGCTGGTGATGCGCAAGCGCCAGCTTCAGTCCGATCTCGATACGCTCAACGCGAAACTGGCACAGGATCCGGCGGTCGCGGCGGAACAGGGCGGGATCGATCGCAATTACAGCGTGCTCAAGGATCAGTACGACCAGTTGCTCGTCCAGCGCGAGCAGGTGGCGCTGCACAGCCAGGCGCAGACGCAGACCGACGCAGTGAAATTCAGCGTGATCGATCCACCGACCAACTCGCGCACGCCGACCGCGCCGAACCGCCCGCTGCTGCTGACCGGGGTGCTTGCCGCCGGGCTGCTTGGCGGGCTGGGCGCGGCGTTCGCGCTCGGGCAGGTACAGGCGACCTTCCCAACAGCGCAGCGGCTGGAGAAAGCGTCGGGCATGGCCGTGATCGGCTCGATCGGCGAAATGGTGACGCGCGCCCAGTCCGAGGATCGCGCGAAGAAACTCAAATGGCTGGCGGGTGGCACCGCCGCGTTGCTGGCGAGTTATGTCATCCTGCTCGGGGTCGAGATGCTTCAACGGGGGATGGCAGCATGA
- a CDS encoding AAA family ATPase gives MSKSSAPRDGSLIERAAQIYDFDAQFRVRRADPIVTPVTQAPDATEDAPTVPVHTFLDDAPPAPPGAMSMSREAAATLAAIPLELRDFASQTDDGGEWEASSGVTHIDCAMLAGKGMLVPGAPVGALAEEFRLVKRQLLLNARTIAAGAPERRARTILVGSGKPGEGKTFCAINLAISLAAERDVEVLLVDADFAKPDIMASLGLDDSTGLLDIISDQSLDPEAFVLKTDVPQLSLLPAGARSHADTELLASVRTAQVLDQLLAASPRRIIVFDSPPALAASPASVLALLVAQVMLVVRADRTTDSDVREAVALLDGCEHISLVLNATSYEPHRGRFGSYYGQGNRS, from the coding sequence ATGAGCAAATCGTCCGCCCCTCGCGATGGGTCGCTGATCGAACGCGCCGCGCAGATCTACGATTTCGACGCTCAATTCCGGGTGCGCCGCGCCGATCCGATTGTCACGCCGGTGACGCAAGCGCCGGACGCGACGGAAGACGCGCCGACTGTGCCGGTTCACACCTTCCTCGACGATGCCCCGCCGGCGCCGCCGGGCGCGATGAGCATGTCGCGCGAGGCCGCTGCGACTTTAGCTGCGATCCCGCTGGAATTGCGCGATTTCGCATCGCAAACCGATGATGGCGGCGAGTGGGAGGCATCATCCGGCGTCACGCATATCGATTGCGCGATGCTGGCCGGGAAGGGGATGCTCGTTCCTGGCGCGCCGGTTGGTGCGCTCGCCGAGGAATTCCGCCTGGTGAAGCGGCAGTTGCTGCTCAACGCGCGGACGATTGCGGCGGGCGCACCGGAGCGCCGCGCGCGGACGATCCTCGTCGGATCGGGAAAACCGGGGGAGGGCAAGACCTTCTGCGCTATCAACCTTGCGATCAGCCTTGCCGCCGAACGCGATGTTGAGGTGCTGCTGGTCGATGCCGATTTCGCCAAGCCCGATATCATGGCCTCGCTTGGGCTGGATGATTCGACCGGGCTGCTGGATATCATCAGCGATCAATCGCTCGATCCAGAAGCCTTTGTGCTCAAGACGGACGTGCCACAGCTTTCGCTGCTGCCCGCCGGTGCGCGCAGCCATGCCGATACCGAGCTGCTCGCCAGCGTGCGTACCGCGCAGGTGCTGGATCAGTTGCTCGCCGCCAGTCCGCGTCGGATCATCGTGTTCGATTCGCCGCCCGCGCTCGCCGCTTCGCCGGCCTCGGTGCTGGCGCTGCTCGTCGCGCAGGTGATGCTGGTGGTGCGGGCCGATCGCACGACCGATAGCGACGTGCGCGAGGCGGTGGCGCTGCTCGACGGCTGCGAGCATATCAGTCTGGTGCTGAACGCGACGTCCTATGAGCCGCATCGCGGGCGTTTTGGCAGCTATTACGGGCAAGGAAATCGATCATGA
- a CDS encoding AAA family ATPase: protein MYEDHFGLRERPFQLTPDPKYWFDSATHRKAMAYLGYGLAQGEGFIVITGDIGAGKTTLVGHLTSRIDPANLNVISLVSSAIQADDLLRIVATGLGVADAPRNKAELLTVIERGLNAVARTGRRTLLIVDEAQALDISAVEELRMLSNFQAGGRALLQIFLLGQPEFRERLHGSQALEQLRQRVIAIHHLDPMAEEEIAEYVGHRLQIAGWQGSPDFAEDAFPLLHRITAGVPRRVNQLMGRVMLHAAIVGATLIDAALINEVQADAVRDLPTATPSTVTAAIAGEDAAALVQRIAALETRIEEQDAALRRVLTLLVDWVENEVGPPASRLEAVRGAAA from the coding sequence ATGTATGAGGATCATTTCGGACTGCGCGAGCGGCCGTTCCAGCTCACGCCGGACCCGAAATATTGGTTCGATAGCGCCACGCACCGCAAGGCGATGGCGTATCTTGGCTATGGGCTGGCGCAGGGCGAGGGCTTCATTGTCATCACCGGCGATATCGGCGCGGGCAAGACGACGCTTGTCGGCCATCTGACCTCGCGGATCGATCCGGCCAACCTCAATGTCATCTCGCTGGTGTCGAGCGCGATTCAGGCGGACGATCTGTTGCGGATCGTCGCGACGGGGCTCGGTGTTGCCGATGCGCCGCGCAACAAGGCTGAGCTGCTCACCGTGATCGAGCGTGGGCTGAATGCGGTCGCGCGCACCGGGCGTCGCACCTTGCTGATCGTTGACGAGGCACAGGCGCTGGACATCTCCGCGGTCGAGGAACTGCGGATGCTCTCCAATTTTCAGGCCGGCGGGCGCGCGCTCCTCCAGATCTTTCTGCTCGGCCAGCCCGAGTTCCGGGAGCGGCTGCACGGTTCGCAGGCGCTGGAGCAATTGCGCCAGCGCGTGATCGCGATCCACCATCTCGACCCGATGGCGGAGGAAGAGATCGCGGAATATGTCGGCCACCGGCTCCAGATCGCCGGATGGCAGGGCAGCCCGGATTTCGCCGAAGACGCCTTCCCGCTGCTTCACCGCATCACTGCCGGCGTTCCGCGTCGCGTGAACCAGCTCATGGGGCGAGTGATGCTCCACGCCGCGATCGTCGGCGCGACGCTGATCGATGCCGCGCTGATCAACGAGGTGCAGGCCGATGCGGTGCGCGATCTGCCGACCGCGACGCCATCCACCGTAACGGCCGCGATCGCCGGCGAGGATGCGGCGGCGCTCGTCCAGCGCATCGCTGCGCTTGAAACCCGGATCGAGGAACAGGATGCCGCGCTGCGCCGCGTGCTGACCCTGCTGGTCGACTGGGTCGAGAATGAGGTCGGCCCGCCCGCTTCCCGGCTGGAGGCGGTGCGCGGCGCCGCAGCGTGA
- a CDS encoding DUF3473 domain-containing protein translates to MGVINGLSVDIEEWFQVGAFERTIARGDWESLESRVERNTGMVLDLFAEAGVKATFFTLGWVASRHPALIRRIVAEGHEIASHGWDHARVFTMDAGTFRDDLRRTRAALEDAGGAAVTGYRAPSFSIDARTPWAHVVLAEEGYAYSSSVAPVAHDHYGWRDSPRYAWRPLADASLVELPVTVAEIAGRRLATGGGFFRLLPSALTNFAVRQVNGEKQPAIFYFHPWEVDPGQPRVADAPMRSKLRHYSRLGAMAGKLRGLVARHQWGRIDAIVAQGATR, encoded by the coding sequence ATGGGCGTGATCAACGGCCTGTCGGTCGATATCGAGGAATGGTTTCAGGTCGGCGCGTTTGAAAGGACGATCGCGCGCGGCGACTGGGAGAGCCTGGAATCGCGCGTCGAGCGCAATACGGGCATGGTGCTCGATCTGTTCGCCGAAGCTGGTGTGAAAGCGACGTTCTTCACGCTCGGCTGGGTCGCATCGCGCCATCCAGCGTTGATCCGTCGGATCGTGGCCGAGGGGCATGAGATCGCCAGCCACGGCTGGGATCACGCACGCGTCTTCACCATGGATGCGGGCACCTTCCGCGATGATCTGCGCCGCACTCGCGCCGCGCTGGAAGATGCGGGCGGCGCCGCCGTCACCGGTTATCGCGCGCCCAGCTTCTCGATCGACGCGCGCACGCCTTGGGCGCATGTCGTGCTGGCGGAGGAGGGCTATGCTTATTCCTCCAGCGTCGCCCCGGTTGCGCACGATCACTATGGTTGGCGCGATAGCCCGCGTTACGCATGGCGGCCGCTGGCCGATGCGTCGCTGGTCGAATTGCCGGTGACGGTAGCGGAGATCGCCGGGCGGCGGCTGGCGACCGGGGGCGGCTTCTTTCGGCTGCTGCCGTCGGCGCTCACCAATTTCGCGGTGCGACAGGTGAACGGCGAGAAGCAGCCGGCGATTTTCTATTTCCATCCGTGGGAGGTCGATCCTGGGCAGCCACGCGTTGCCGATGCGCCGATGCGCTCCAAGTTGCGCCATTATAGCCGGCTCGGCGCGATGGCTGGCAAGCTGCGCGGGCTCGTCGCGCGGCATCAATGGGGACGGATCGACGCGATCGTGGCGCAAGGCGCGACGCGGTGA
- a CDS encoding FemAB family PEP-CTERM system-associated protein: MNASAGLAITVREALPADDAAIDAFVRAQPDATPFHLPVWSRAVERGCGQRARYLLAERGGAIVGVLPLTEMRSPLFGNALVSAGFAVDGGVLGEGAEALAATACAFGLPSVELRGGAAPSGWTIDDTTYLGFVRPLAIDDEAELKAIPRKQRAEVRKALANDLEVMTGGAECAAEHYAVYAESVRNLGTPVFPRALFRAVLETMDADVLTVRHRGDAVASVLSLYFNGTVYPYWGGGTAAARGSRANDRMYLALMAHARARGCTRFDFGRSKVGTGAAAFKKNWGFEGEPLAYARWSEGAAREVNPLNPKYALMVRTWRRLPLPLANLIGPWISRGLG; encoded by the coding sequence GTGAACGCCAGCGCCGGCCTGGCGATCACGGTGCGCGAGGCGCTGCCGGCCGATGATGCGGCGATCGATGCATTCGTCCGCGCGCAGCCGGATGCGACGCCATTCCATCTTCCCGTTTGGAGCCGCGCGGTGGAGCGGGGGTGCGGCCAGCGCGCGCGCTATCTGTTGGCGGAGCGCGGCGGCGCGATCGTCGGCGTGTTGCCGCTGACCGAGATGCGCTCGCCGTTGTTCGGCAATGCGCTCGTCTCGGCCGGTTTCGCTGTCGATGGAGGTGTGCTGGGGGAGGGAGCCGAGGCGCTCGCCGCCACCGCCTGCGCATTTGGGCTGCCGTCGGTCGAACTGCGTGGAGGCGCGGCACCGTCAGGCTGGACGATCGACGACACCACCTATCTTGGCTTCGTTCGTCCGCTCGCGATCGATGACGAAGCAGAGCTGAAGGCAATCCCGCGCAAGCAGCGTGCCGAGGTGCGCAAGGCGCTGGCGAACGATCTGGAGGTGATGACCGGCGGTGCCGAATGCGCGGCGGAGCACTATGCGGTTTATGCGGAATCCGTCCGTAACCTCGGCACTCCGGTCTTTCCCCGCGCGCTATTCCGCGCCGTGCTGGAGACGATGGACGCCGATGTGTTGACGGTGCGGCATCGCGGCGATGCGGTGGCGAGCGTGCTCAGCCTGTATTTCAATGGCACCGTCTATCCCTATTGGGGCGGCGGCACCGCGGCGGCGCGGGGGTCGCGCGCCAACGACCGGATGTATCTCGCGCTGATGGCACATGCGCGGGCGCGGGGCTGCACCCGCTTCGATTTCGGGCGCTCCAAAGTCGGCACCGGCGCGGCGGCGTTCAAGAAGAATTGGGGGTTCGAGGGCGAGCCGCTCGCTTACGCCCGATGGAGCGAGGGCGCGGCTCGTGAGGTGAACCCGCTCAACCCGAAATATGCCCTGATGGTGCGGACATGGCGCCGTCTGCCGCTGCCGCTCGCCAATCTCATCGGTCCGTGGATCAGCCGGGGTCTGGGGTGA
- a CDS encoding TIGR03087 family PEP-CTERM/XrtA system glycosyltransferase, which translates to MSEILFLAHRVPFPPDRGDKIRSFHVLRHLAARTRVHLVAFADDPRDLTPAPEYRTLVDECVVVPRTKSRARSAIEALATAQPLSLTAFAHRRVGEAVRDILARRPIDAIYVFSGQMAQYLPVAGPRAIMDFVDLDSAKFAAYAEDASGLTRFMMQREARMLAAFEREVAGRVDDSLFVSAAEAALLPGSIAIENGIDTAHYDPIARHVPVVGQGPLLVFTGQMDYRPNIDAVTWFAREMLPRIPGARFAIVGRAPSTEVRALAGERVIVTGEVADVRGWLAAASVVVAPLKLARGIQNKVLEAMAMARPVVASEAAAEGIDHDGTIDVAGDADAFVAAVNALLEDQAAAAALGKAARARVIARYDWAAALAPLDRLIGVASEPQAAA; encoded by the coding sequence GTGAGCGAGATTTTGTTTCTCGCGCATCGCGTGCCGTTCCCGCCTGATCGCGGCGACAAGATCCGCAGCTTTCATGTGCTGCGTCACCTCGCGGCGCGCACGCGGGTGCATCTCGTGGCGTTCGCGGACGATCCGCGCGACCTGACGCCGGCGCCGGAATATCGCACGCTAGTCGACGAATGCGTCGTGGTTCCGCGCACCAAATCGCGCGCGCGATCCGCGATCGAGGCGCTGGCGACGGCGCAGCCGCTGTCGCTCACCGCCTTCGCGCATCGGCGCGTTGGGGAAGCGGTGCGCGATATCCTCGCGCGGCGGCCGATCGACGCGATCTACGTCTTTTCGGGGCAAATGGCGCAATATCTCCCCGTCGCGGGCCCGCGCGCGATCATGGATTTCGTCGATCTCGATTCGGCCAAGTTCGCTGCTTATGCCGAGGATGCGAGCGGCCTGACCCGGTTCATGATGCAGCGCGAGGCGCGGATGCTCGCCGCGTTCGAGCGCGAGGTGGCGGGGCGCGTCGATGACAGCCTGTTCGTGAGCGCGGCGGAAGCGGCATTGCTTCCCGGCAGCATCGCGATCGAGAACGGCATCGATACCGCGCATTATGATCCGATCGCGCGGCATGTTCCGGTGGTGGGGCAGGGGCCACTTCTCGTCTTCACCGGGCAGATGGATTACCGCCCGAATATTGATGCGGTGACGTGGTTCGCGCGCGAGATGCTGCCGCGTATCCCCGGCGCCCGTTTCGCGATCGTCGGCCGCGCTCCTTCGACCGAGGTGCGCGCGCTGGCGGGCGAGCGCGTGATCGTCACCGGCGAGGTGGCAGATGTGCGTGGCTGGCTCGCGGCGGCGAGCGTCGTCGTGGCCCCCCTCAAGCTGGCGCGCGGCATTCAGAACAAGGTGCTGGAGGCGATGGCGATGGCGCGCCCGGTCGTCGCCTCCGAAGCGGCGGCGGAGGGGATCGACCATGACGGCACGATCGATGTCGCGGGTGACGCAGATGCGTTCGTGGCGGCGGTCAACGCGTTGCTTGAGGATCAGGCTGCCGCTGCCGCACTGGGCAAAGCGGCGCGCGCACGGGTGATCGCGCGCTACGACTGGGCGGCGGCGCTTGCTCCGCTGGACCGATTGATCGGGGTCGCGTCGGAGCCGCAGGCGGCGGCATGA